The genomic window CAACTTATTCGGGTATTTTGCCGTGCCCGCCATCAGGCCTCGGTCGATTCCCTCACCGGCCTCCCCAACCGGCGCATCTTGCTTGAGCGCGCTAATCAGCTGATCGCCCAGACTCGGCGTAATGACAGTGGTTTTGCCCTTTGCTATGTCGATCTTAATGGCTTCAAGCCGGTGAATGATCGCTATGGCCATCATGCCGGCGATCAGGTACTGCAGGAGACCGCTTTGCGCTTGCGCCATGCGCTGCGTGCGGTGGATACGGTGGCTCGCACCGGTGGCGACGAGTTTGTGTTGCTGCTGCCGGGCATCGAGTCGGCAGCGAATGTGGATGCGGTACTGCAAAAGCTCTCGGTCGCCCTGCGAGTGCCGGTACGCTATAAAGGCCAGAGTATCGTCGTGGGCGCCAGCATGGGCTGGGCGCTCTATGCGCGCGAGGCTGACAGTCTGGATGCGCTGATGGCGCTGGCGGATAGCCGCATGTACGAAATGAAGGAAAACCTCAGGGCTGTCGCCCGCAGTGCTCAGGTGGGTACTGCGGTGCCCTAGGCTTTTTTGTCCGGGATTGGAGTCAGTGTCAGGTGCGGGTGTCAGTCATCGGTAAATCGTCCCAGGCGTTGCCGGAGCATGCGGTTTTCGTCTCTGAGCTGCTCCAGTTCGTTCAGAAGATCAAGCGCCAGTGCAATCCCGGACCAGTCAATCTCAAGCTCTCGATGCAGACGCAATGCCCGCCGGGCAGTAAAGACCATCTGAAATTCGAAACGCCATTCACCGGCTGCATCTGCGTGCGGGTCCAGAATGCCGGCCTCAATCATTCGCTGCAGGATGTCGCTTGGCAGGTGAGAGGCGTGAATGAACTCGTCCAGGGTCATTTCAATGATGTGAGAGC from Marinobacterium aestuarii includes these protein-coding regions:
- a CDS encoding chaperone modulator CbpM — translated: MTPSSHIIEMTLDEFIHASHLPSDILQRMIEAGILDPHADAAGEWRFEFQMVFTARRALRLHRELEIDWSGIALALDLLNELEQLRDENRMLRQRLGRFTDD